A section of the Festucalex cinctus isolate MCC-2025b chromosome 9, RoL_Fcin_1.0, whole genome shotgun sequence genome encodes:
- the LOC144025648 gene encoding uncharacterized protein LOC144025648 isoform X2 encodes MSWTNVGAEAMAELIKPEAIVEAVKVRVSQISAPQRALLVAGTPDSETKAILVDTITEVIQKITSDVVKHLQPVFIEHLRGHASQAQVNMALDRCSPRLSECITETFSAALDSPPQKCEDVMELTSLMESEVKHRVNSALTVAKSTSEWPKEPTLLIRGTMSSVANLANIFRKAMEYFRHVFARAPTPRQLWLTISTMKMSDIVEAVKRILLKWASPVDPPKQPDPATLEDAQLAAVDITRTITKDGGCGDSCINRFNLNWKLILKKVKNFFKNLERRCGLATKMRRCRFFRFARMQFARMLGSLKSSFKNRDACLVSLTPDRRSRGEDRSSPAAVGGEGPKMPPAYRTSTLRVRQSQHPVFDFENIQDSVDKLYTEFSQMDIPDRAAKVKRYIDEKIGSFSEGLTSQLYAYIMSCQSDVYEVPSGRPKTPLMDTVLWGQRGEIQWDGQIFSPEVLYAMTEDAVWRFLQQLFLWLEMEPANEETYADEVSGALRDINQLMEKAMTPQTDSEAPAEEQVVPKLDLAQSSEASASTLRTTSPEVQTRTPGTRTATSDLRTGTTRDMRSGTSPDGGTTTDDVTSEPESIASPELQEKLKRLLVYSLIAQLDQRLQRKRKMGVGIDALVLVVERLLYRAVEEISSHHIENIRNLASSMDQVVTPAVKDLMVEFGTPQKLVEAVLAEEPLFDDAVFRYLKIHIAALKDPPKRGNIFSILAKALTMLRFTN; translated from the exons ATGTCCTG gaCCAATGTAGGAGCGGAAGCAATGGCGGAGCTCATTAAACCGGAAGCCATTGTGGAAGCGGTGAAGGTGCGCGTCAGCCAGATCTCCGCCCCTCAAAGAGCCCTACTGGTGGCCGGCACGCCCGACTCCGAGACCAAGGCCATCCTGGTGGACACCATCACCGAGGTGATCCAAAAGATTACGTCAGACGTGGTCAAGCACCTGCAGCCGGTCTTTATCGAGCATCTGCGGGGTCACGCGTCCCAGGCGCAGGTCAACATGGCGCTCGACCGGTGCAGTCCGAGGCTCAGCGAATGCATCACGGAGACCTTCTCGGCAGCCCTGGACAGTCCTCCGCAGAAGTGCGAGGACGTCATGGAGCTCACCTCTCTCATGGAGTCCGAGGTCAAGCACCGGGTCAACTCGGCCTTGACCGTGGCCAAAAGCACCTCCGAGTGGCCCAAGGAGCCCACCCTCCTCATCCGAGGCACCATGTCCAGCGTGGCCAATTTGGCCAACATCTTCCGCAAAGCCATGGAATATTTCCGACACGTGTTCGCGCGGGCTCCAACCCCGCGCCAATTATGGTTGACGATCTCCACCATGAAGATGAGCGACATAGTCGAGGCCGTGAAGCGGATCCTTCTTAAGTGGGCCAGCCCGGTCGATCCGCCGAAGCAGCCCGACCCGGCCACGCTGGAGGACGCGCAATTAGCTGCCGTCGACATCACCAGGACCATCACCAAGGACGGCGGCTGCGGTGACTCGTGCATCAACCGCTTCAACCTCAACTGGAAGCTGATCTTAAAGAAAGTGAAGAACTTCTTCAAGAACCTGGAGAGGCGATGCGGGTTGGCCACGAAAATGCGGCGCTGCCGTTTCTTCCGCTTTGCTCGCATGCAGTTCGCGCGCATGCTCGGATCGCTCAAGAGCTCCTTCAAGAACCGCGACGCGTGCCTGGTCTCGCTCACGCCGGACCGCCGTTCTCGAGGCGAGGACCGCAGTAGCCCGGCCGCAGTGGGCGGCGAGGGCCCCAAGATGCCGCCCGCCTACCGGACCAGTACGCTGCGCGTCCGGCAGTCCCAGCACCCGGTCTTCGACTTCGAGAACATTCAAGACAGCGTGGATAAATTATACACCGAGTTTAGCCAAATGGATATTCCGGACCGGGCCGCGAAAGTCAAGCGCTACATCGACGAgaagatcgggagcttctccgAGGGTCTCACGTCGCAATTGTACGCTTACATCATGTCCTGTCAGAGTGACGTGTACGAGGTGCCGTCAGGCCGCCCGAAGACACCCCTAATGGACACCGTCCTTTGGGGCCAACGGG GTGAGATCCAGTGGGACGGTCAGATCTTCTCCCCGGAGGTGCTGTACGCCATGACGGAGGACGCCGTGTGGAGGTTCCTGCAGCAGCTCTTCCTCTGGCTGGAGATGGAGCCGGCCAACGAGGAGACCTACGCCGACGAGGTGTCCGGCGCTCTCAGGGACATCAATCAGCTGATGGAGAAGGCCATGACCCCGCAGACCGACAGCGAAGCCCCCGCGGAGGAGCAGGTGGTCCCCAAACTGGACTTGGCGCAATCTTCGGAGGCCTCCGCGTCGACCCTGCGGACCACCTCCCCGGAGGTCCAAACCCGCACACCGGGGACGCGCACCGCCACGTCCGACTTGCGCACCGGCACCACGCGGGACATGCGCTCCGGCACCTCGCCGGACGGGGGCACCACCACTGATGATGTGACGTCCGAGCCGGAGTCGATCGCCAGTCCGGAGTTGCAGGAGAAGCTGAAGCGGCTGCTGGTGTACAGTCTGATCGCGCAGCTGGACCAGAGGCTGCAGCGCAAGCGCAAGATGGGCGTGGGCATCGACGCCCTGGTCCTCGTCGTCGAGCGGCTCTTGTACCGTGCCGTGGAGGAGATCAGCTCCCACCACATCGAGAACATCCGGAACTTGGCCAGCAGCATGGACCAGGTGGTCACGCCGGCGGTGAAGGACCTCATGGTGGAGTTCGGCACCCCGCAAAAACTGGTGGAGGCCGTATTGGCGGAGGAACCCTTGTTCGACGACGCCGTCTTCCGATACCTCAAGATCCATATCGCCGCTCTCAAAGATCCACCCAAGCGGGGTAACATCTTCTCAATTCTGGCCAAAGCTTTGACCATGCTCCGCTTCACCAATTAA
- the LOC144025648 gene encoding uncharacterized protein LOC144025648 isoform X1, producing the protein MCAHFANSIDEPNNWGKRAFYFPTLWISPSLKTTAECSGRTNVGAEAMAELIKPEAIVEAVKVRVSQISAPQRALLVAGTPDSETKAILVDTITEVIQKITSDVVKHLQPVFIEHLRGHASQAQVNMALDRCSPRLSECITETFSAALDSPPQKCEDVMELTSLMESEVKHRVNSALTVAKSTSEWPKEPTLLIRGTMSSVANLANIFRKAMEYFRHVFARAPTPRQLWLTISTMKMSDIVEAVKRILLKWASPVDPPKQPDPATLEDAQLAAVDITRTITKDGGCGDSCINRFNLNWKLILKKVKNFFKNLERRCGLATKMRRCRFFRFARMQFARMLGSLKSSFKNRDACLVSLTPDRRSRGEDRSSPAAVGGEGPKMPPAYRTSTLRVRQSQHPVFDFENIQDSVDKLYTEFSQMDIPDRAAKVKRYIDEKIGSFSEGLTSQLYAYIMSCQSDVYEVPSGRPKTPLMDTVLWGQRGEIQWDGQIFSPEVLYAMTEDAVWRFLQQLFLWLEMEPANEETYADEVSGALRDINQLMEKAMTPQTDSEAPAEEQVVPKLDLAQSSEASASTLRTTSPEVQTRTPGTRTATSDLRTGTTRDMRSGTSPDGGTTTDDVTSEPESIASPELQEKLKRLLVYSLIAQLDQRLQRKRKMGVGIDALVLVVERLLYRAVEEISSHHIENIRNLASSMDQVVTPAVKDLMVEFGTPQKLVEAVLAEEPLFDDAVFRYLKIHIAALKDPPKRGNIFSILAKALTMLRFTN; encoded by the exons ATGTGCGCTCATTTTGCAAATTCTATAGATGAACCAAACAATTGGGGGAAAAGGGCTTTTTATTTCCCCACACTTTGGATTAGTCCTTCCTTGAAGACGACTGCGGAATGTTCTGGGAG gaCCAATGTAGGAGCGGAAGCAATGGCGGAGCTCATTAAACCGGAAGCCATTGTGGAAGCGGTGAAGGTGCGCGTCAGCCAGATCTCCGCCCCTCAAAGAGCCCTACTGGTGGCCGGCACGCCCGACTCCGAGACCAAGGCCATCCTGGTGGACACCATCACCGAGGTGATCCAAAAGATTACGTCAGACGTGGTCAAGCACCTGCAGCCGGTCTTTATCGAGCATCTGCGGGGTCACGCGTCCCAGGCGCAGGTCAACATGGCGCTCGACCGGTGCAGTCCGAGGCTCAGCGAATGCATCACGGAGACCTTCTCGGCAGCCCTGGACAGTCCTCCGCAGAAGTGCGAGGACGTCATGGAGCTCACCTCTCTCATGGAGTCCGAGGTCAAGCACCGGGTCAACTCGGCCTTGACCGTGGCCAAAAGCACCTCCGAGTGGCCCAAGGAGCCCACCCTCCTCATCCGAGGCACCATGTCCAGCGTGGCCAATTTGGCCAACATCTTCCGCAAAGCCATGGAATATTTCCGACACGTGTTCGCGCGGGCTCCAACCCCGCGCCAATTATGGTTGACGATCTCCACCATGAAGATGAGCGACATAGTCGAGGCCGTGAAGCGGATCCTTCTTAAGTGGGCCAGCCCGGTCGATCCGCCGAAGCAGCCCGACCCGGCCACGCTGGAGGACGCGCAATTAGCTGCCGTCGACATCACCAGGACCATCACCAAGGACGGCGGCTGCGGTGACTCGTGCATCAACCGCTTCAACCTCAACTGGAAGCTGATCTTAAAGAAAGTGAAGAACTTCTTCAAGAACCTGGAGAGGCGATGCGGGTTGGCCACGAAAATGCGGCGCTGCCGTTTCTTCCGCTTTGCTCGCATGCAGTTCGCGCGCATGCTCGGATCGCTCAAGAGCTCCTTCAAGAACCGCGACGCGTGCCTGGTCTCGCTCACGCCGGACCGCCGTTCTCGAGGCGAGGACCGCAGTAGCCCGGCCGCAGTGGGCGGCGAGGGCCCCAAGATGCCGCCCGCCTACCGGACCAGTACGCTGCGCGTCCGGCAGTCCCAGCACCCGGTCTTCGACTTCGAGAACATTCAAGACAGCGTGGATAAATTATACACCGAGTTTAGCCAAATGGATATTCCGGACCGGGCCGCGAAAGTCAAGCGCTACATCGACGAgaagatcgggagcttctccgAGGGTCTCACGTCGCAATTGTACGCTTACATCATGTCCTGTCAGAGTGACGTGTACGAGGTGCCGTCAGGCCGCCCGAAGACACCCCTAATGGACACCGTCCTTTGGGGCCAACGGG GTGAGATCCAGTGGGACGGTCAGATCTTCTCCCCGGAGGTGCTGTACGCCATGACGGAGGACGCCGTGTGGAGGTTCCTGCAGCAGCTCTTCCTCTGGCTGGAGATGGAGCCGGCCAACGAGGAGACCTACGCCGACGAGGTGTCCGGCGCTCTCAGGGACATCAATCAGCTGATGGAGAAGGCCATGACCCCGCAGACCGACAGCGAAGCCCCCGCGGAGGAGCAGGTGGTCCCCAAACTGGACTTGGCGCAATCTTCGGAGGCCTCCGCGTCGACCCTGCGGACCACCTCCCCGGAGGTCCAAACCCGCACACCGGGGACGCGCACCGCCACGTCCGACTTGCGCACCGGCACCACGCGGGACATGCGCTCCGGCACCTCGCCGGACGGGGGCACCACCACTGATGATGTGACGTCCGAGCCGGAGTCGATCGCCAGTCCGGAGTTGCAGGAGAAGCTGAAGCGGCTGCTGGTGTACAGTCTGATCGCGCAGCTGGACCAGAGGCTGCAGCGCAAGCGCAAGATGGGCGTGGGCATCGACGCCCTGGTCCTCGTCGTCGAGCGGCTCTTGTACCGTGCCGTGGAGGAGATCAGCTCCCACCACATCGAGAACATCCGGAACTTGGCCAGCAGCATGGACCAGGTGGTCACGCCGGCGGTGAAGGACCTCATGGTGGAGTTCGGCACCCCGCAAAAACTGGTGGAGGCCGTATTGGCGGAGGAACCCTTGTTCGACGACGCCGTCTTCCGATACCTCAAGATCCATATCGCCGCTCTCAAAGATCCACCCAAGCGGGGTAACATCTTCTCAATTCTGGCCAAAGCTTTGACCATGCTCCGCTTCACCAATTAA